A stretch of the Symbiobacterium terraclitae genome encodes the following:
- a CDS encoding protein arginine kinase — MGWNELVTRASSRWMEGTGPHADVVLSSRIRLARNLDNLPFPQRMSEADAAKLLAAAEEGVREINLIGFPSRVELYRLADTTPLDRQVLVDKHLISPLQSREAMARAVAISADESISIMVNEEDHLRIQVLAPGLQLQEAWRVASQVDDALEQRIQYAFDERLGYLTACPTNVGTGLRASVMMHLPALVLTQQAGRLFHNLSQLGLVVRGLYGEGTEAAGHIFQISNQTSLGKAEEEVISNLEAIARTVIDTEEQARRHLHREMRLQIEDRVSRAFGLLSNARVITSEEAMRLLSDVRLGIALGVLPPIDYRKLNELMVAMQPAFLQRTEGRELNPLERDVKRAALIRSHLAS, encoded by the coding sequence GTGGGATGGAATGAGCTGGTCACCCGGGCTTCGAGCCGGTGGATGGAGGGTACGGGGCCGCACGCGGACGTGGTGCTCTCCTCGCGCATCCGGCTTGCGCGCAACCTCGACAACCTGCCGTTCCCGCAGCGCATGTCCGAGGCAGACGCTGCCAAGTTGCTGGCGGCCGCCGAGGAGGGCGTGCGGGAGATCAACCTGATCGGCTTCCCCTCCCGCGTGGAGCTGTACCGGCTGGCCGACACGACGCCCCTGGACCGGCAGGTGCTGGTCGACAAGCACCTGATCAGCCCGCTGCAGTCCCGGGAGGCGATGGCCCGGGCGGTGGCCATCTCGGCCGACGAGTCCATCTCGATCATGGTGAACGAGGAGGACCACCTGCGCATCCAGGTGCTCGCCCCGGGGCTGCAGCTCCAGGAGGCGTGGCGGGTGGCCTCCCAGGTGGACGACGCGCTGGAGCAGCGCATCCAGTACGCCTTCGACGAGCGGCTGGGCTACCTGACGGCCTGCCCGACCAACGTGGGCACGGGCCTCAGGGCCTCGGTGATGATGCACCTGCCGGCGCTGGTGCTGACCCAGCAGGCGGGACGGCTCTTCCACAACCTCTCCCAGCTGGGTCTGGTGGTGCGGGGGCTTTACGGCGAGGGCACCGAGGCGGCCGGCCACATCTTCCAGATCTCCAACCAGACCTCGCTGGGCAAGGCCGAGGAGGAGGTCATCTCCAACCTGGAGGCGATCGCCCGGACCGTGATCGACACCGAGGAGCAGGCCCGCCGTCACCTCCACCGCGAGATGCGCCTGCAGATCGAGGACCGGGTCTCCCGGGCGTTCGGCCTGCTCTCCAACGCGCGGGTGATCACCTCGGAGGAGGCGATGCGGCTGCTCTCCGACGTGCGGCTGGGCATCGCGCTCGGGGTTCTGCCGCCGATCGACTACCGCAAGCTGAACGAGCTGATGGTCGCGATGCAGCCCGCCTTCCTCCAGCGCACGGAGGGGCGGGAGCTGAACCCGCTGGAGCGGGACGTGAAGCGGGCGGCGCTCATCCGTTCTCACCTGGCCTCCTGA
- a CDS encoding ATP-dependent Clp protease ATP-binding subunit yields the protein MFSRYTERAQRVIVLAQDEARRLNYDYVGTEHLLLGLIREGEGIAAKALQSLGIQLEQVRAEVEKMIGKGSASTRGEIGFTPRAKKVMVELAIEEARLLGHNYVGTEHILLGLIREGEGVAAQVLQNLGADLERVRNQVIHLLGGVPHPPAGSASPGAAKSKGPKTNTSTLDQFGRDLNQMARDGKLDPVIGREKEIERVIQILSRRTKNNPVLIGEPGVGKTAIAEGLAQRIADGRVPEILKDKRVVALDLASLVAGSKYRGEFEERLKKVMEEIRNAGNIILFIDELHTIIGAGAAEGAIDASNILKPALARGELQAIGATTIDEYRKHVEKDAALERRFQPVMVDEPSQEDAIQILKGLRDRYEAHHRVEITDAAIEAAVRLSDRYVTDRFLPDKAVDLVDEAASRVRLSTFVAPPDLKELEEKLEEVRKEKEAAVQGQEFEKAARLRDKETKLKEELERQKNEWQQKKVTSKSIVTEEDIAHIVSQWTGIPASKLTMDESQRLLNLEKILHEKVVGQDEAVEAVARAIRRARSGLKDPKRPIGSFIFLGPTGTGKTHLARALAEALFGDEDAMIRIDMSEYMERHTTSRLVGAPPGYVGYDEGGQLTEAVRRRPYSVVLLDEIEKAHPEVFNILLQVLEDGRLTEAKGRTVDFRNTVIIMTSNAGAQVIRGDKQLGFTVQEDEKGQHERMKGRVMEEVKRLFRPEFINRLDEIIIFHNLNKEHLKQIVHLEVKKVAQRLKEQGVDMTVSDAALEKLVAEGYDQNYGARPLRRAIQRLVEDPLSEEMLRKPFKYGEQVEVDLDADGKVFFKRTEPSAASVGAAGPGTSEG from the coding sequence ATGTTCAGCCGCTATACGGAACGGGCCCAGCGCGTGATCGTGCTGGCCCAGGACGAGGCCCGGCGTTTGAATTATGATTACGTGGGCACTGAGCACCTGCTGCTCGGGCTGATCCGGGAAGGCGAGGGCATCGCCGCCAAGGCGCTCCAGTCGCTGGGCATCCAGCTCGAACAGGTCAGGGCCGAGGTCGAGAAGATGATCGGCAAGGGCTCCGCCTCCACTCGGGGCGAGATCGGCTTCACCCCCCGGGCCAAGAAGGTGATGGTGGAGCTGGCGATCGAGGAGGCCCGGCTGCTGGGCCACAACTACGTGGGCACGGAGCACATCCTCCTCGGGCTGATCCGGGAGGGCGAGGGCGTCGCCGCACAGGTGCTGCAGAACCTGGGCGCCGACCTCGAGCGGGTGCGCAACCAGGTGATCCACCTGCTCGGCGGCGTACCCCATCCGCCCGCGGGCTCCGCCTCGCCCGGCGCCGCCAAGTCCAAGGGGCCGAAGACCAACACGTCTACGCTTGACCAGTTCGGCCGCGACCTGAACCAAATGGCGCGCGACGGCAAGCTGGATCCCGTGATCGGCCGGGAGAAGGAGATCGAGCGGGTCATCCAGATCCTCTCCCGCCGCACCAAGAACAACCCGGTGCTGATCGGCGAGCCCGGCGTGGGCAAGACGGCCATCGCCGAGGGGCTGGCCCAGCGCATCGCCGACGGGCGGGTGCCCGAGATCCTGAAGGATAAGCGGGTGGTCGCGCTCGACCTCGCCTCGCTCGTCGCCGGCTCCAAGTACCGGGGCGAGTTCGAGGAACGGCTGAAGAAGGTGATGGAGGAGATCCGCAACGCGGGCAACATCATCCTCTTCATCGACGAGCTGCACACCATCATCGGCGCCGGCGCGGCCGAGGGCGCCATCGACGCCTCCAACATCCTGAAGCCGGCCCTGGCCCGCGGCGAGCTGCAGGCCATCGGCGCCACCACCATCGACGAGTACCGCAAGCACGTGGAGAAGGACGCAGCCCTGGAGCGCCGGTTCCAGCCGGTCATGGTGGATGAGCCGTCGCAGGAGGACGCGATCCAGATCCTCAAGGGGCTGCGCGACCGGTACGAGGCCCACCACCGGGTGGAGATCACCGACGCGGCCATCGAGGCCGCCGTGCGGCTCTCCGACCGGTACGTCACCGACCGCTTCCTGCCCGACAAGGCCGTCGACCTGGTCGATGAGGCCGCCTCCCGCGTGCGCCTCTCCACCTTCGTGGCCCCACCCGACCTGAAGGAGCTGGAGGAGAAGCTGGAGGAGGTGCGCAAGGAGAAGGAGGCCGCCGTCCAGGGGCAGGAGTTCGAGAAGGCCGCCCGCCTGCGCGACAAGGAGACCAAGCTGAAGGAAGAGCTGGAGCGGCAGAAGAACGAGTGGCAGCAGAAGAAGGTCACCTCGAAGTCCATCGTGACGGAGGAGGACATCGCCCACATCGTCTCCCAGTGGACCGGCATTCCGGCCTCCAAGCTCACGATGGACGAGTCGCAGCGGCTGCTCAACCTCGAGAAGATCCTGCACGAAAAGGTGGTCGGCCAGGACGAGGCGGTGGAGGCCGTTGCCCGGGCGATCCGCCGGGCCCGCTCCGGCCTCAAGGACCCCAAGCGGCCGATCGGCTCCTTCATCTTCCTCGGGCCCACCGGCACGGGCAAGACGCACCTGGCCCGGGCCCTGGCGGAGGCGCTCTTCGGCGACGAGGATGCCATGATCCGCATCGACATGTCGGAGTATATGGAGCGGCACACCACCTCCCGCCTGGTGGGCGCGCCTCCCGGGTACGTGGGGTACGACGAGGGCGGCCAGCTGACCGAGGCCGTGCGCCGGCGGCCCTACTCCGTGGTGCTGCTCGACGAGATCGAGAAGGCGCACCCCGAGGTCTTCAACATCCTGCTCCAGGTACTTGAGGACGGCCGGCTGACCGAGGCCAAGGGCCGCACCGTCGACTTCCGGAACACCGTGATCATCATGACCTCCAACGCGGGCGCGCAGGTCATCCGCGGCGACAAGCAGCTGGGCTTCACCGTCCAGGAGGACGAGAAGGGCCAGCACGAGCGGATGAAGGGCCGCGTGATGGAGGAGGTCAAGCGGCTCTTCCGGCCCGAGTTCATCAACCGGCTGGACGAGATCATCATCTTCCACAACCTGAACAAGGAGCATCTGAAGCAGATCGTCCACCTCGAGGTGAAGAAGGTGGCCCAGCGGCTGAAGGAGCAGGGGGTCGACATGACCGTCTCCGACGCCGCCCTGGAGAAGCTGGTGGCGGAGGGCTACGACCAGAACTACGGCGCCCGTCCGCTGCGCCGGGCGATCCAGCGGCTGGTGGAGGACCCGCTCTCCGAGGAGATGCTCCGGAAGCCGTTCAAGTACGGCGAGCAGGTCGAGGTGGACCTGGACGCCGACGGCAAGGTCTTCTTCAAGCGCACGGAGCCGTCGGCCGCGTCGGTGGGCGCAGCCGGACCGGGGACGAGCGAAGGGTAA
- a CDS encoding choice-of-anchor Q domain-containing protein, translated as MATILVTNTLDAGPGSLRDALLEANANGEPDLIQIVATGTITLVTALPTITEDLIITGPGQDLLAVDGNDAVRIFAIDPGVTVPVQDLTVTRGSGTNMGAGFYNQGSLTLVRTTVSLNRASSGAGVLSDINSTLSVLDSAFVGNSAADDGGAIFASRSTVTVNRSRFTGNSAADSGGALASLLGTYAIFASSFSDNTAEFGGAIVAASSNAVAIRDSAFFRNRADAAGGAMFVSGSLLPVVNSTLAQNTAGITGAAVQSSGAVTTLSFVTVADNVVGPGGAALATEAGGNILVRNSIIASTIGGPNCAGNIVDLGGNLSTDNNCSTFTVVTRDQLNLGPLQLNLPGITETMALLPGSVAIDAAFGCVDAAGNPVLTDQRGVPRPFGANCDVGAYEFRSGRRRFVPGRPPLFESRGACQNQRIRRPRAQ; from the coding sequence ATGGCCACGATCCTGGTTACCAACACCCTCGACGCGGGACCGGGTTCGCTCCGGGACGCGCTCCTGGAAGCCAACGCCAACGGCGAACCCGACCTGATTCAGATCGTGGCCACTGGCACCATCACCCTGGTTACGGCCCTGCCCACGATCACCGAGGATCTGATCATCACCGGACCAGGCCAGGACCTGCTGGCGGTGGACGGCAACGACGCCGTGCGGATCTTCGCCATCGACCCAGGGGTCACCGTCCCCGTCCAGGACCTGACCGTGACCAGGGGCTCGGGCACGAACATGGGCGCGGGCTTCTATAACCAGGGAAGCCTGACCCTGGTCCGCACGACGGTTTCCCTGAACAGGGCGTCCAGCGGGGCAGGCGTCTTGTCAGACATCAACTCGACCCTCTCCGTCCTGGACTCCGCTTTCGTGGGAAACAGCGCAGCAGACGACGGAGGCGCAATCTTCGCCAGCCGCAGCACGGTGACGGTGAACAGGTCCCGCTTCACCGGCAACAGCGCGGCCGACAGCGGCGGAGCGCTGGCCTCGCTCTTGGGAACGTATGCAATCTTCGCCTCCAGCTTTTCCGACAACACGGCAGAGTTCGGAGGAGCGATTGTCGCAGCGTCGTCCAACGCGGTGGCGATCCGGGACAGCGCGTTCTTCCGCAACCGCGCCGATGCCGCGGGCGGTGCCATGTTCGTCTCAGGCTCCTTGCTCCCCGTGGTCAACAGCACCCTGGCGCAGAACACAGCGGGCATCACCGGCGCAGCGGTCCAATCCTCCGGTGCAGTGACGACACTCAGCTTCGTCACCGTGGCCGACAACGTGGTGGGCCCCGGCGGGGCCGCGCTGGCCACGGAAGCGGGTGGCAACATCCTGGTCAGGAACTCGATCATCGCCAGCACCATCGGCGGGCCCAACTGTGCAGGCAACATCGTCGACCTCGGCGGCAACCTCTCCACCGACAACAACTGTTCCACTTTCACGGTCGTTACCCGCGATCAGCTCAACCTGGGTCCCCTGCAGCTCAACCTGCCGGGCATCACCGAGACCATGGCCCTCCTCCCGGGGAGCGTCGCCATCGACGCGGCCTTCGGCTGCGTCGACGCGGCGGGCAATCCGGTCCTGACGGACCAGCGGGGAGTGCCCCGCCCCTTCGGCGCGAACTGCGACGTGGGGGCGTACGAGTTCCGGTCGGGCCGCAGGCGCTTCGTGCCGGGCCGGCCGCCGCTCTTCGAAAGCCGGGGCGCCTGCCAGAACCAGCGGATCCGCCGGCCGAGGGCCCAATGA
- the yedE gene encoding YedE family putative selenium transporter has protein sequence MSLKGLFEGRWGIIITGLVVGILAPILVKLGNPGNMGVCVACFTRDIAGGLGLHRAAAVQYIRPEIIGLVLGATIAALAAGEWRARGGSSPLVRYIMGVIAAIGALVFLGCPWRAFLRLGGGDWNAIVGLIGFAAGIWAATFFLRRGYSLGRSRPMAPVMGWIMPAVMVGLLALLLAAPLFGRDADGNPVGPVFFSTSGPGAQHAAWWISLLAALAIGFLAQRSRFCSVGAFRNLFMLRDTKLFMGVVALAAAAFVTNLVLGQFKPGFAGQPIAHTDGLWNFMGMLLSGLAFTLGGGCPGRQLFLAGEGDTDAAVFFFGLLTGAAMAHNFNLASSAAGPSPYGPAAVIIGLVVVVILGLTLRDVAEGEEKSRSAA, from the coding sequence GTGTCGCTGAAAGGCCTGTTCGAAGGACGTTGGGGAATTATCATCACCGGACTCGTCGTCGGCATCCTCGCTCCGATCCTGGTCAAGCTGGGCAACCCCGGGAACATGGGCGTCTGCGTGGCCTGCTTCACGCGAGATATCGCAGGCGGCCTGGGGCTGCACCGGGCCGCGGCGGTGCAGTACATCCGGCCCGAGATCATCGGCCTGGTCCTGGGCGCCACGATCGCGGCCCTGGCCGCGGGTGAGTGGCGTGCCCGCGGCGGCTCCTCGCCCCTGGTCCGCTACATCATGGGCGTGATCGCGGCGATCGGCGCGCTGGTCTTCCTGGGCTGTCCGTGGCGGGCCTTCCTGCGCCTCGGCGGCGGCGACTGGAACGCCATCGTGGGGCTGATCGGGTTCGCGGCGGGCATCTGGGCGGCCACCTTCTTCCTCCGCAGGGGCTACAGCCTGGGCAGGAGCCGGCCGATGGCGCCGGTGATGGGCTGGATCATGCCTGCCGTGATGGTGGGCCTGCTGGCCCTCCTGCTGGCGGCGCCGCTCTTCGGCCGCGACGCGGACGGAAACCCGGTTGGCCCGGTCTTCTTCAGCACCAGCGGGCCGGGCGCCCAGCACGCGGCCTGGTGGATCTCGCTCCTGGCGGCTCTCGCGATCGGCTTCCTGGCGCAGCGCAGCCGGTTCTGCTCGGTGGGCGCCTTCCGCAACCTCTTCATGCTGCGTGACACCAAGCTCTTCATGGGCGTGGTCGCCCTCGCCGCCGCCGCGTTCGTCACGAACCTGGTCCTGGGGCAGTTCAAGCCGGGTTTTGCCGGCCAGCCCATCGCACACACCGACGGGCTCTGGAACTTCATGGGCATGCTGCTCTCAGGCCTGGCCTTCACACTGGGTGGCGGCTGCCCCGGCCGGCAGCTCTTCCTGGCCGGCGAGGGCGACACCGACGCGGCGGTCTTCTTCTTCGGCCTGCTGACCGGCGCGGCCATGGCGCACAACTTCAACCTGGCCAGCTCCGCCGCGGGTCCCTCTCCGTACGGGCCGGCCGCGGTGATCATCGGGCTCGTGGTGGTGGTGATCCTGGGCCTCACCCTGCGCGACGTGGCCGAAGGCGAGGAGAAGTCCAGGTCGGCGGCATGA
- a CDS encoding aminotransferase class V-fold PLP-dependent enzyme — MSGDVTYLDNAATSWPKPPGVAQAIVECLEREAGNPGRSGHRLSLAAGRRVYAVREAVAELFGAPDPVRVIFTHNGTMAVNMALGGLLAPGDRVVCTGMEHNAVMRPLRDLEAHGVTVVVAPCDAAGRLDLDAFARAVEAAPTRMVVLNHASNVTGTLCPVAEAAAVARRAGALVLLDAAQTAGTVPIDMEALGVDLLAFTGHKGLLGPSGTGGLILGERVNAAEMVPLLRGGTGSRSAQERQPPDLPDRFEAGTVNFAGIAGLGAGLEALAAMGGPAAVGQREGELAQRLWEGLSEIPGVRLYGSADRTERVAVVSFTIDGLTVSEVGCRLDDEYGILTRVGLHCAPSAHRTIGTFPTGTVRLSPGPFTTVDQIDRTIQAVRAIARGV, encoded by the coding sequence ATGAGCGGCGACGTGACCTACCTGGACAACGCCGCGACCTCCTGGCCCAAGCCGCCGGGGGTCGCGCAGGCGATCGTCGAGTGCCTGGAGCGCGAGGCAGGCAACCCGGGCCGGTCGGGGCACCGGCTCTCTCTGGCTGCTGGCCGGCGGGTCTATGCCGTGCGGGAGGCGGTGGCGGAGCTCTTCGGCGCGCCAGATCCGGTACGCGTGATCTTCACCCACAACGGCACGATGGCGGTCAACATGGCGCTCGGGGGCCTCCTGGCCCCCGGCGACCGCGTGGTCTGCACCGGCATGGAGCACAACGCGGTGATGCGGCCGCTGCGCGACCTGGAGGCGCACGGCGTCACGGTGGTCGTCGCCCCCTGCGACGCCGCGGGCCGGCTGGACCTGGACGCCTTCGCCCGGGCCGTGGAGGCGGCCCCGACCCGGATGGTGGTGCTCAACCACGCCAGCAACGTCACGGGCACGCTCTGCCCCGTGGCCGAGGCCGCGGCGGTGGCCCGGCGGGCGGGCGCACTGGTGCTGCTGGACGCGGCGCAGACCGCCGGCACCGTCCCCATCGACATGGAGGCGCTGGGCGTCGACCTGCTGGCCTTCACGGGGCACAAGGGACTGCTGGGGCCCTCAGGCACGGGCGGGCTCATCCTGGGCGAGCGCGTGAACGCCGCGGAGATGGTCCCGCTGCTGCGGGGCGGCACCGGCTCCCGCTCGGCACAGGAGCGGCAGCCGCCCGACCTGCCGGACCGCTTCGAGGCGGGCACCGTCAACTTCGCGGGCATCGCCGGACTCGGGGCAGGCCTGGAAGCGCTGGCGGCCATGGGCGGCCCCGCGGCCGTGGGGCAGCGGGAGGGCGAACTGGCGCAGCGCCTCTGGGAGGGGCTGTCGGAGATCCCGGGCGTGCGCCTGTACGGCTCAGCGGACCGCACGGAGCGGGTGGCCGTGGTCTCGTTCACCATCGACGGCCTGACCGTGTCCGAGGTGGGCTGCCGGCTGGACGACGAGTACGGCATCCTCACCCGCGTCGGGCTCCACTGCGCCCCGTCGGCGCACCGGACCATCGGCACCTTCCCCACGGGTACGGTGCGGCTGTCGCCCGGACCCTTCACCACCGTCGATCAGATCGACCGGACCATCCAGGCCGTGCGGGCGATCGCAAGGGGGGTGTGA
- a CDS encoding DUF3343 domain-containing protein has translation MVLFHTTSMALKAEKALKAQGIAVRLVPTPRQFSSDCGFALRFDWAERERVERLLEDGRVETAGVHELDG, from the coding sequence GTGGTGCTCTTTCACACGACGTCGATGGCGCTCAAGGCGGAGAAGGCGCTGAAGGCGCAGGGCATCGCTGTCAGGCTCGTCCCCACGCCGCGGCAGTTCTCCAGCGACTGCGGCTTCGCGCTGCGCTTCGACTGGGCGGAGCGGGAGCGCGTGGAACGCCTGCTGGAGGATGGCCGGGTGGAGACGGCCGGGGTACACGAACTTGATGGATAG
- a CDS encoding bifunctional 3-deoxy-7-phosphoheptulonate synthase/chorismate mutase, which yields MAEGLTAVTMRKVAGRFAGLGLGSGRPMIIAGPCSVEDEEQILAAARAVKAAGATALRGGAFKPRTSPRSFQGLGEEGLRLLALARQETGLPVVTEVMDTAQIDLVAEYADVLQVGSRNMQNFALLKQVGRAGKPVLLKRGLSATLEEWLSAAEYITDSGNDQVILCERGIRTFETCTRNTLDLSTAIVARQRSGLPVIVDPSHAAGRRDLIPALARAALAAGLDGLMIEVHPDPDRALSDAQQQLDFAAFRGLMGELGLLPADDLQSLAECREEIDRLDERILTLLLRRMETVRRVGQIKAAAGLPVLQEDREHALLERLIQRAGPAMRGEDVRAVWEAILACSRRLQEGL from the coding sequence ATGGCCGAAGGTCTGACTGCTGTGACGATGCGCAAGGTGGCTGGCCGGTTTGCGGGCCTTGGGCTGGGCTCAGGCCGTCCGATGATCATCGCGGGGCCGTGCAGCGTGGAGGACGAGGAGCAGATTCTGGCCGCCGCGCGGGCCGTGAAGGCCGCGGGGGCGACGGCATTGCGGGGCGGGGCGTTCAAGCCGCGCACCTCACCCCGGTCGTTCCAGGGGCTGGGGGAGGAGGGGCTCCGGCTCCTGGCCCTGGCCCGGCAGGAGACGGGGCTGCCCGTCGTGACCGAGGTGATGGACACCGCCCAGATCGACCTGGTGGCGGAGTATGCCGACGTGCTGCAGGTGGGTTCCCGCAACATGCAGAACTTCGCCCTGCTGAAGCAGGTGGGCCGCGCAGGCAAGCCCGTGCTGCTGAAGCGGGGGCTGAGCGCCACGCTGGAGGAGTGGCTTTCCGCGGCCGAGTACATCACCGACTCGGGCAACGACCAGGTGATCCTGTGCGAGCGGGGCATCCGCACCTTCGAGACCTGCACGCGCAACACCCTCGACCTGAGCACGGCCATCGTGGCCAGGCAGCGTTCAGGCCTGCCGGTCATCGTCGACCCCAGCCACGCCGCAGGCCGACGGGACCTGATTCCCGCCCTCGCCCGGGCGGCCCTGGCCGCCGGTCTCGACGGCCTGATGATCGAGGTGCACCCCGACCCGGACCGCGCCCTCTCCGACGCGCAGCAGCAGCTGGACTTCGCCGCCTTCCGCGGCCTGATGGGCGAGCTGGGGCTGCTGCCTGCCGACGACCTGCAGAGCCTCGCCGAGTGCCGGGAGGAGATCGACCGGCTGGACGAGCGCATTCTCACCCTCCTGTTGCGCCGGATGGAGACCGTGCGGCGGGTGGGGCAGATCAAGGCGGCGGCAGGGCTGCCCGTGCTGCAGGAAGACAGGGAGCACGCCCTGCTGGAGCGGCTGATCCAGCGGGCCGGCCCGGCCATGCGCGGAGAGGACGTCCGGGCCGTCTGGGAGGCCATCCTCGCGTGCTCCCGGCGGCTTCAAGAGGGTCTGTAG
- the radA gene encoding DNA repair protein RadA, with amino-acid sequence MAKARSLFFCQECGHESPRWMGRCPGCGAWNSMVEEPSARAGGRGSLSPGLSTGGRPVAIGDVAAEDARRMPTGSAELDRVLGGGIVPGSFVLVGGDPGIGKSTLLLQLAARVAREHGTVLYVSGEESARQIRMRADRLGTIHERLLVLAETDLDAIEQHAKAVSPALLIVDSIQTVFKPDLASAPGSVSQVRECAAQLLRVAKGQNTAVFIVGHVTKEGSLAGPRVLEHIVDTVLYFEGERHASFRILRAVKNRFGSTNEIGLFEMRDAGLVEVDNASQLFLSERPLDAAGSVVVPSLEGTRPLLVEVQALVSASTFVSPRRTADGIDLNRVQLIIAVLEKRVGLLLGNHDAYVKVTGGVRLAEPAIDLGLAVALASSFRDQAPDPRTVVAGEVGLAGEVRAVSRIEQRIREAEKMGFARMVLPRANLRSLSVKSELELIGVETVMEGLEAALNR; translated from the coding sequence ATGGCGAAGGCCAGGAGCCTCTTTTTCTGTCAGGAGTGCGGCCACGAGTCGCCGCGGTGGATGGGCAGGTGCCCCGGATGCGGCGCCTGGAACAGCATGGTGGAGGAGCCGTCCGCCCGGGCCGGCGGCCGCGGCTCGCTCTCGCCCGGCCTCAGCACGGGCGGCCGGCCGGTGGCCATCGGCGATGTGGCCGCGGAGGACGCCCGGCGCATGCCCACAGGCTCGGCCGAGCTGGACCGGGTGCTGGGCGGCGGCATCGTGCCGGGATCGTTCGTCCTGGTGGGCGGGGACCCCGGCATCGGCAAGTCGACGCTCCTGCTGCAGCTGGCCGCCCGGGTGGCCCGGGAGCACGGCACCGTGCTCTACGTGTCGGGGGAGGAGTCTGCCCGGCAGATCCGCATGCGGGCGGATCGGCTGGGCACCATCCACGAGCGCCTGCTGGTCCTCGCCGAGACCGACCTCGACGCCATTGAGCAGCACGCGAAGGCGGTCAGCCCCGCGCTGCTGATCGTCGATTCGATACAGACCGTCTTCAAGCCCGACCTCGCCTCCGCCCCGGGCTCGGTCAGCCAGGTGCGGGAGTGCGCCGCCCAGCTGCTGCGGGTGGCCAAGGGGCAGAACACCGCCGTCTTCATCGTCGGGCACGTCACCAAGGAGGGCTCCCTCGCCGGCCCGCGGGTGCTGGAGCACATCGTGGACACGGTGCTCTACTTCGAGGGCGAACGCCACGCCAGCTTCCGCATCCTGCGGGCGGTCAAGAACCGGTTCGGCTCGACCAACGAGATCGGCCTCTTCGAGATGCGCGACGCCGGGCTGGTGGAGGTGGACAACGCCTCGCAGCTCTTCCTCTCGGAGCGGCCCCTGGACGCGGCCGGCTCGGTCGTCGTTCCCTCCCTGGAGGGCACCCGCCCGCTGCTGGTGGAGGTTCAGGCCCTGGTGAGCGCATCCACCTTCGTCTCGCCCCGCCGCACGGCTGACGGCATCGACCTGAACCGGGTACAGCTCATCATCGCCGTGCTGGAGAAGCGGGTGGGCCTGCTGCTGGGCAACCACGACGCCTACGTGAAGGTGACCGGGGGCGTCCGGCTGGCCGAGCCTGCCATCGACCTGGGGCTGGCGGTCGCCCTGGCCTCCAGCTTCCGGGACCAGGCCCCGGATCCGCGGACCGTGGTCGCCGGCGAGGTCGGCCTGGCCGGCGAGGTGCGGGCCGTCTCCCGGATCGAGCAGCGCATCCGCGAGGCGGAGAAGATGGGTTTTGCGCGCATGGTCTTGCCGCGGGCCAACCTTCGTAGCCTTAGCGTGAAGAGCGAGTTGGAGCTGATCGGGGTGGAGACAGTAATGGAAGGGCTGGAAGCGGCCCTGAACCGCTGA